A stretch of the Staphylococcus sp. NRL 16/872 genome encodes the following:
- a CDS encoding DUF4064 domain-containing protein, with protein sequence MANQTYDYSTKNEHGHNKVSRVGEHILTWVGVAIQALVAIIFLLIRPFVGNSEFRQQILTESQKQGNQYSTTEVNQGVSALSKFIDFFTWASIIPLILAIIGGFLISKKHKAAGILILIAGILALASNWISAILWLIAGIMLLVRKAKKHNDNDYDHRYYDNNGNHHDNGYDNRHDNRHNGYGDHHDNNYDNNNRNNGYANMTNQGQRGNDYHNDRNDHRYDRDNHDRNDRERNDVNASNNAFILDEEDKAKEQDYIKDQYSNNEHDVHNGSHYDSRHSNDNERHHHDDLNRDEDFNRRNDVDWSADNNHEHNNNLGRTLTNDEDYQHDNHRRDIDDNNYRRSDRYNHSNDNHSNDLNRDHEQNHQNDNFLKDEAKKLQDKKDNDPYKY encoded by the coding sequence ATGGCGAATCAAACATATGATTATTCAACAAAGAATGAACATGGACATAATAAAGTGAGCCGAGTTGGTGAACACATACTGACTTGGGTCGGTGTTGCTATACAAGCGTTGGTTGCAATTATATTTCTTTTAATCCGTCCTTTTGTAGGTAATAGTGAATTCCGCCAACAAATCTTAACGGAATCTCAAAAACAAGGAAATCAATATTCTACAACTGAAGTTAACCAGGGTGTTAGTGCGTTAAGTAAATTTATTGATTTCTTTACATGGGCTTCAATCATTCCTTTAATTTTAGCAATTATTGGAGGCTTTTTAATCAGTAAAAAACATAAAGCTGCTGGTATTTTAATTCTTATCGCAGGTATCTTAGCTTTAGCATCTAACTGGATTAGTGCTATCTTATGGTTAATCGCAGGTATTATGTTATTAGTAAGAAAAGCTAAAAAACATAATGATAATGATTATGATCACCGCTATTATGATAATAATGGTAATCATCACGATAATGGTTACGACAACCGTCACGACAACCGTCACAATGGTTATGGTGACCACCATGACAATAACTATGATAATAACAACAGAAATAATGGTTATGCGAATATGACAAACCAAGGTCAACGTGGCAATGATTATCATAATGATAGAAATGATCACCGTTATGATAGAGACAACCACGATAGAAACGATAGAGAGCGTAATGATGTAAACGCTAGTAACAATGCTTTCATTTTAGATGAAGAAGATAAAGCGAAAGAACAAGATTATATTAAAGATCAATATTCAAATAATGAACATGACGTGCATAATGGTAGTCATTATGATTCTCGTCATAGCAATGACAATGAGCGTCATCACCATGATGATTTAAACCGTGATGAGGACTTCAATCGTCGCAATGATGTGGATTGGTCAGCAGATAACAATCACGAACACAATAATAATCTTGGTAGAACATTAACTAATGATGAAGATTATCAACATGATAATCACCGTCGCGATATCGATGACAACAACTATCGTCGTAGTGATAGATACAATCATAGCAATGATAATCATTCTAATGATTTAAATAGAGATCATGAACAGAATCATCAAAATGATAATTTCTTAAAAGATGAAGCTAAAAAATTACAAGACAAAAAAGATAACGATCCATATAAATATTAA
- a CDS encoding FtsX-like permease family protein, whose product MPFRMLWTMIGQNFKTQRHVMIPFILALGMIFGIEFILLSLNMNEYVQKRSDTLPIFIGLGNFFMSVLGFTFILYANRFMMKRRQQELAMYMILGMEKKHFQIIILIEMIYQYIMIALLSISGGYLFGALIFMLLNKLMHQTGMSLIDYPFNINAMLITLLMLAVLMLFLFVMNNIKLLFQSPIKLIQQHQKMEKRLPKPILYILLIIGLIAIAISYKTALSDVLLTESLVHIFKAVFLVMLGTYCLFMSLGVLLLEWLQKIPKLYYHPKYFFIISGLRSRINTNAIGLASISILCTFLIVTLGMTITTYRGIDKSIDKMMPDQYKISVKGNVKTDKHVQRKVYNLERDIEKNAKIDFFKEIPIAMVSSAYQPPNKFVKEKNNLTKLNLNSTFLIFMTQDEYNKVATNKVHLNKDEVGLSSDSLVFKKLKHLTLMNQHFKARQVNQYSYSYKMPYALTVVTPNNKIYNQLTHYYLSGLYSPSRNMSIYETTFINFNIMTKDASHFNKMMNHLEDKYKIDIQTRHETATVLYEFNGGLIFIGVVVSIVLLLGTFLMMYYKNIAEGYEDRRNYQIMAKVGIEDERIKSTINHQIIWIFALPILVAMIHVTVAFKYIFTLLGALSITNIGVFATSYIGVIITVIAIYALMYWITSRIYYLIVHRYF is encoded by the coding sequence ATGCCATTTCGTATGCTTTGGACGATGATTGGTCAGAACTTCAAAACACAACGCCATGTGATGATACCGTTTATTTTAGCGTTGGGTATGATATTTGGCATTGAATTCATACTACTATCTTTAAACATGAATGAGTATGTACAAAAACGTAGTGATACGTTACCGATTTTTATAGGGTTAGGTAACTTTTTCATGAGTGTCTTAGGTTTTACCTTTATTTTATATGCGAATCGTTTCATGATGAAACGACGTCAACAGGAATTGGCGATGTATATGATATTAGGAATGGAGAAGAAACATTTCCAAATCATTATATTGATAGAAATGATTTATCAATATATTATGATTGCACTTCTTAGTATTTCAGGAGGCTATTTATTTGGTGCTTTAATTTTTATGTTGTTAAATAAATTGATGCATCAAACAGGCATGTCATTAATAGACTATCCCTTCAATATTAACGCTATGCTCATTACTTTATTAATGTTGGCAGTGCTAATGTTATTCTTATTTGTAATGAATAATATTAAACTATTATTCCAAAGTCCAATTAAATTAATTCAGCAACACCAGAAAATGGAGAAGCGATTACCTAAGCCCATACTCTATATATTATTAATCATAGGTCTTATCGCCATAGCTATAAGTTATAAAACTGCCTTAAGTGATGTGTTATTAACTGAATCATTAGTCCATATTTTTAAGGCTGTCTTTCTTGTTATGTTAGGAACATATTGTTTGTTTATGTCATTAGGAGTTTTATTACTTGAATGGTTACAAAAAATTCCGAAACTGTACTATCATCCGAAATATTTTTTCATTATTTCTGGTTTAAGATCTAGAATTAATACGAATGCTATCGGACTTGCCAGTATTTCTATTTTATGTACATTTTTAATTGTCACTTTGGGCATGACGATTACGACATATCGTGGTATAGACAAAAGCATCGATAAAATGATGCCTGACCAATATAAAATTTCAGTTAAAGGTAATGTGAAAACAGATAAGCACGTTCAACGTAAAGTGTATAACTTAGAACGTGATATTGAGAAGAATGCGAAGATAGATTTCTTTAAAGAAATACCAATAGCTATGGTTAGTTCTGCATACCAGCCTCCAAATAAATTTGTTAAAGAAAAAAATAACTTAACAAAATTGAACCTTAATAGTACTTTCTTAATTTTTATGACGCAAGATGAATATAATAAAGTGGCTACAAATAAAGTACATTTAAACAAAGATGAAGTAGGGCTTTCTAGCGATAGTTTAGTATTTAAAAAATTAAAACATCTCACATTGATGAATCAGCACTTTAAGGCGAGACAAGTCAATCAGTATAGTTATAGTTATAAGATGCCTTATGCATTAACAGTAGTAACGCCTAACAATAAAATTTATAATCAATTAACACATTACTATTTAAGTGGTCTTTATTCACCTAGTCGTAATATGAGCATTTATGAAACAACATTTATAAATTTTAATATTATGACTAAAGATGCTTCTCATTTTAATAAAATGATGAATCATCTAGAGGATAAATATAAAATTGATATTCAAACTAGACACGAAACTGCAACAGTTTTGTATGAATTTAATGGTGGATTGATATTTATTGGTGTAGTTGTGTCTATAGTCTTGCTGCTTGGCACGTTCTTAATGATGTACTATAAAAATATTGCAGAAGGCTATGAAGATCGTCGTAATTATCAAATTATGGCAAAAGTTGGGATTGAGGACGAACGTATTAAATCGACTATTAATCATCAGATTATTTGGATTTTTGCTTTACCGATTTTAGTAGCGATGATTCATGTCACTGTGGCGTTTAAATATATTTTCACGCTATTAGGTGCGTTAAGCATTACGAATATAGGTGTTTTCGCGACAAGTTATATTGGTGTTATCATCACTGTTATCGCTATCTATGCCTTAATGTATTGGATTACGTCACGCATTTATTACCTAATTGTCCATCGTTATTTTTAA